The window ttgatctttgattatgtcaaacgtcattccattggagtgtccacggcatcgttggggttaagccacttagccatggaggcaagtgaatgcgcaacaagggatctctaaccttcaaactgtttgagggagaatactctataatatgatttagaatctctggccagagtatgaatgagatttaggaaagcgttccaaatcacattcaaggtaatcatataagcacacgaatcacattggatagtagacatgaataaataaactatcaaaccaaacaatgtggtcaagagtattgtattagagaaagaccgtattgcatttgtaatcctaaactgaataggttctccacctcttctgattagcttgggtaaccatgatatgctgctaagtgtcactcttggtttgtggaagccctaaacgtgtataatcactaaagggagaattgaaagtaagtttcaattcacaatcgatttgaaagagtttgaatcgcccactgcctcgctaaaaggaacctaatggatcgtacaccgtgtaaggtggagattgaagaaacaatggagatgagtaagaataattaaatggtttaattatttatggcaaggattaattaatatgttaattaatcaaacgaataagttcgttaaagacctcgggatagttttggacatttaggcccaatgggcttcgaacgtcaagcccattgacttaagttgtatgacaacttaattcacaaaagcccaaaagcccaaacaacaccctaaggccggccatatggttaagggtagtgaacttggacttatttacaagtttgccactcaaatgaataaaggtataaatataactttatagccaaaattcattaagggtttgttttggagaaaattggagagaacatgtctctccatttctctctaaagaggccggccccttggagggtgcatctagcaatctcactactccaaggtcactcatttcttctccaatctaaccttggtgaagatacttagaggttctttattttgggaacttggagaatcctattcttccatccaaatccatagatttaatatgcaaggaatgaaggccctctctttgggtgattagcctttgcttatgcaaagaggaatctacaaaggtatatttctcaactcactttgatttgagttgagtcttggttcaccaatctactaggctttgaatttcatggttaatgttttgtttttaagtgcctgcaagcatgattccgcctttaattgttaattgcatgcttattgatgttgcttaaatgaacatgttttcacaaaatattccttcaatgGGAGTATGGGGTCTTCGTGAATCCTACCGACTCAGATAAGGTGCAATGTAAGTTGTGTAAGAAAACAATTAGTGGTGGAGTATATAGAATGAAACAACACATTGCCAACATCAAGGGAAATGTAGCCGGGTTTGCAAAGTCTTTGGACAAGGATAAAGCAAAATGTAGAGCCGCATTAGAAGAGGCaaaagataaaaagaataaaagaagtaAGCATAATAAGAAAGTGAGGGgaaatgttcaacttcaacatattgaagaagaagaagacattaaAGTTGTTGGGTCAAAGAAAATGTCATGCACTCTTGGGCTTATGGATAGGTTTGCATCCACCATCAATCCCGGTTCTTCAAATGACGGAAGCAAAGGGACGCGACAACAAAATAtcaatgatgcaatttggaagAATAGAACACATCAAGTGGATCAATATTTAGCTCAATGGGTGTATGAAGCCGGTATCCCTTTTCATGTTATTGATAATGATAACTTTAAACTTTTTTTGGAAGCAGTTGGTCAATTTGGTATGGGTTATCAACCTCCAACCCAATATGATGTAAGGGAACCATTGTTGAAAGAACAGGTGGAGAGAGTCAAAAATTCACTTAAGAAGCATGAAAAAGAGTGAGCTTTGAATGGTTGCTCAATTATGACCGATGCTTGGAGCGAAAAAAATGGAAGAAGCATAAtgaatttgtgtgttaattgCAAGAAAGGTACGGTATTTCTTTCTTCCAAGGAATGCTCGACCGAGATACACACCGGGGAGTACATCTTTGAATATGTTGACAAGTGTATTGAAGAAGTTGGGTCATTAAACGTAGTTCAAGTGGTGACAGACAATGCTTATAACAACATGGCGGCGGCTAACATGATGAAGTTGAAGAGGCCAAAcatgttttggacatcatgtgccaCTCACACTTTGAACCTCATGATTCAAGGAATTGGGTGTCTACCTAAGTTCAAAAGAGTGATCGACAAGGCAAAATCTTTTACTATCTTCATTTATGCACATCATAAAACATTGGCATTGATGAGGAAGTATATGAAGAAAAGAGACATAGTGAGGCCTGAGATTACTAGATTTGCAACTTCTTTCCTAACTTTGCAAAGCTTGAATGATAAGAGAAAGGACTTAAGGATTATGGTTTTTAGCGATGAATGGGAACAATGCAAACATTCCAAGAGTACAAAGGGAAAAATGGCATATGCTACCATGATGAGTGCACATTTTTGGGAAAGGGTCTCACTTTGCTTGAAAGTGTTTGAACCTTTATTTAAGGTGCTTCGACTTGTGGATGGTGGCAGAAAGTCCTCAATGGGGTTTTTGTACGGAAAGCTACAAAAAGCAAGGAATGAGATTAAAGAgacattaaaaaataatgagGCCAACTATAGACAAATTCTGCAAATTATTGATGAAAAAGCCCGTGATCGACTTGATGGTCCATTACATTTGGCGGCTTACTTCTTGAACCCTTATTACTTTTTCAAAGATCAAAGCATTCAACATGATCCACTTGTCATGGACGCCATGTTTACTTGTGTTGAGAATTTCCTCCCTGACAACTATGAAGTCCAAAATCAAGTAATAAATATAGAGATGTCGAAGTATAAGAAAAGATAGGGTGGATTTGGAAGACATTTGGCCGAGATTGGATGCATAGAGAATGATGACAACTATGATCTAGGTATGAATATTCATATACTCTTACTTATTAATAACTTTCCAaaactaattatttttctttactaATCTAACTATTTTTATTTACTAGTCTTATTCTAATTGTGTACTTTATGCTTCTTTAGTTTCATGGTGGTCTACTTATGGTAATCGTGTACCTAATTTGCAAAGAATTGCTATAAAGATTCTCTCATTGACTACAAGTTCATCCGGGTGTGAGAGAAATTGGAGCACTTTTGAAGGGATACAtacaaagaaaaggaatagACTAGATACAACAATGTTAAATAATTTAGTCTATGTCCAATCCAATGCAAAGATCATGaccaagaaggaaaaagaaaatgggaAGAAAATGGATATACTACTTGCTAGTGAAGCTAGTATGGCGCAATGATGGATTGTGGAGAGTGGTGATGAAGAAGTTGAGCTTGATTTGGGAATGGATGGAGAGGCATTCGAGGTGGATTCTTCCTTAGACCCTAGGAGGAGTTCTAGAAATGTTGAAGTAAGAGAACTTCATGAAGAAGATTTTGTATCAGATGAGGAcatggaagaagaaggagacgatGAGGAGTTGAGTTTGAGTTGGAGAGAGTCTTCAAGGGACATGGAGAGGAAGAGATTGAGGCCTAACTTTGCAACTTTACAAGTATCTTATATTATTATACATTTTTTAttcctttcattttgcattttatgtgtttttgaatTGTAAACTTATTGGATACATGTAACATCCAAGAACACTtattatgattatatgcttaACTTTTTcaccttattttattttcaataaattgtagtactttatgtattattttacttctattttgtaatttattaatattttatttctaatacaagtatattatttttttaagtatagatagacacacacacacacatatatatattgatatacataaatttacttaaatccgtcaCAAGTTTTCATCGTTGTCTTCAACaagttcttcttcctcttcaagaACTCGACATCCACTATGTAATTATATTTCTTATCATCGTATAAAACTTTTGGTAGTTGGCCTTATTTGTTTCTACAGACCATCAACATTTAGAACCCAAGTCCATTTTTATGGGCCAAGTAGAACCCAAAGTCCATGGTTTGGGGACATTTGCATCAGTTAAACTAAGTCTAACCATTTAATCCCAAGTGAAAACCCAACAATCAGGCCCtgtgaaagaaaacaaaatgaagCTGCACATTTGTTGTCTTGAGCCTTTATAACTTGATTCTACTTCAAGGAGGAGGATGGGATATTAGGAGGAGTTCTTGTGTGCGGCAATCGTATAGGCCACCACTCTCAAAGACGTAACgttaaaaaacaaacaaaatgtgCAAATGTGAGTTAGGTCATTAACCAATTTTAATTACTTGCCTGCTTAAGTATACTGAGTTAGGTCGTTGACCAATATTGTATTCGTCTATTTGTTTCAtccatcttcttctttctttttcatttacAGTTATGAAACATTTGTGGTTCACAGGGTTGCCTACAAGAGCTGTGTGGTTCTTGTCGACTGTGAGTTTTGGTTCTTCTTGTTGGTGTTTATGTTTCGGTGTGGACGAGATCGATAATCTTTTTGTTCTGGACGGTGACAAATTCAGacatacaattttttttgttcgtGATTTTGTCGAGACTTCGACCAAAGTACAATGATACACCGATTGAAGCTATTGAACCCCAAGACGTCGTAGAAATTTTGACAACTTCTACTCAAATGTtcaaataataattatacatcAAGATCAATTGAAGATTAGCTTTTTATGGTTCCGAATAACTTATTTGATGGTACAAATTCATAATCGGgactttttagtgttttaatcttcatttgaagataatatatactaaaaatcatttcaatcaaatatcatttagtcattcaaatatataaaacaaatCGATATTGTAGTACTAAGTAATATATTCGATTCGTCTATTTATTTGATATATACGGATGGTTAAACGATCTTCAATTCGAATGATTTTTTGTATCTAAATAGATAAAGACTATAATTCTGATTGTAGATTTTTTTCAATCAAGATACATTATTTGCAGACGAGAGAATAAAATAACAAGACAAGACAATTTATAGTCTAGTAGGAGTTCTTTCACTTGCTTGTATACCTCTTGCCATCATTTCCgcaaacacaaaaacaatcCTAATAGCTCTAGGCCAAAATGCTGCCATTGCAGCAGAAGCTGAGGAATTTGAACGATTCACGATCGCTTCCCTTTTCACATACGGACTCCTCCAGTGCCTCGTGAGATTCTTACAAACTCAAAACATCGTGTTCCCGATGATGCTGAGCTCTGCGGTTTCAGCTTTACTTCACATCCCACTCTGTTGGGTTCTCGTGTTTAAATCCGGACTTGGAGGCAGGGGAGCTGCCCTTGCATATTCAATCTCCTTTTGGATCAATGTGTTATTATTGGCTCTTTATGTCAAGTTCTCTTCGTCATGTGCGAAAACTTGGACAGGCTTTTCGAAGGAGGCCTTTCACAACGTTACTACATTCATTAGGCTCGCTGTTCCTTGAGCCGTCATTTTGTGTACTACTAAGATCTGTTATATGAGAGGCTAAGATGCTAATGCAGTTGACCATGAGTTTTAACAGCTTGGAAATGTAATCATTTGAAATGATCGTTCTTCCATCCGGTCTTCTTCCAAACCCAGAGTTGGAAACCTCAGTGCTTTCTATCAGGTTAGTTCCTGACTGTGATGATCATTCTTCCATAGCTTACGTGTTCTAGATTATGATATATCCTGCACTTTTAATGTTGTTACTTATCAAATACATCAATTACCAGTTTGAATACAGCGGCAATGGTTTGGATGATCCCTTTCGGACTCAGTTCTGCTGTGAGGTGAGCTATGTTATGACGCTTCTAAAACTATAAAGTCAATAAGCTCTTAAATTTTTCATGGCAATACTTTCTGACACTTGAAAGTTAAGACCGGCTTTGAGATTAAAGTGTGGGTTTACTTCTCTGTCCTGTTTCTATGATTTGCAGCACTCGTGTCTCCAATGAATTAGGAGCAGGGCGTCCAGAAACAGCGTGCTTAGCGGTGTGTGTTGTATAGCAACGAAACAGAAGTTGTTGATTATCTTGCAACCATGATGCCTATACTTGCAACATCCCACTTTATAGACGCCCTCCAGTGTGTTCTTTCGGGTACTGCCAGAGGATGTGGGTGGCAGAAGATTGGAGCATATGTTAATCTCGGGGCGTACTACTTAGTTGGAATTCCTTTGGCTATTTTGATGGCTTTCGTCTTTCATGCTGGTGGAAAggtaaagagaaaaaaatgaccGAGAGAAAAGGGTTTTTCGGTTGTCTTTTCTTCCTTCCCTTCTATATAACTGTCTGTCAAACTGTTTTGCATAGGGGCTTTGGCTGGGGATCATCTGTGCACTGATTgtgcaagtgttgttgcttctTATCGTAACCATACGCACAAACTGGGAGAAACAGGTTgcattctctctttctctatcagTCAATCAATCAATCTATCGATCGGAACACAAATTATACTTTTCCTCTTCATAATGTGTGATTATTTCTAATctatttttggttttggttagGCAAATAAAGCTACAGAAAGAGTGTCCGACTCAACAGTTCATGTGGACATAGTGTCATGAAGCTGAACTACGATTGACAATAGATTCCACATATACTAGGTGCTAACGTGTAACGAATACACCTTGGAAAATTCTTGGCAGTGTCAAAGGTGGTGCAACTCGATATGCTTGACAATCGTACTTCTCAGTTTTACGGTCTTTATTACCATTACTGGCAGTGGATACTGAGGCTTGAAGATGCAGCTGATTAATATATGGCTCAATTTGGTACAGTATCATGAAGTTAGTTAAAATTGTAAACTGCAATTAGGCTGAATAAAATCTTTCTTGCTtacgaagaaattcaagaatatATTCCTATCCTACAAGGAATTCATTTTTGCTAAAACGATTCAAAATATGCGTTTTCTTTTCGGTTTATGAACAAGAATAGCATCTCCCAAATTCGATCAAAACTACGATTGCTTGCGGTTTTTACCAAAGAATGAGGATGGAATTAGCAAAGAACAAGAAATGAACATCAATTGTACTATTTTCCCACTCAAAGCATTGCATTTTTGGTATTAAGAATATATACTTTGAGTGCTTTAATCCTTATGCTGCAAACTTGAAAGAAATTCTAGATGCAAACCCAAGTTGCTATAAAATCCCAAGTAAATCCGTACATTTCCATTCATCAAAACTTATATATTGATACATACTAAAACTCTCTTTCCTCCTTCGGAAATCGGAATCATCATGGCGGAATTCGTGTCTACCATTGCCGAAAGTGTCATGGCAGGGCTGGCTTCCTTTGCTTACCAAGAAGTTTGCTTGGCATGGGGTGTCGAAGAGGAGCTAAAAAGGCTTCGGAATACCTTTTCCCACATCAAACTGTTGATCGTGGACGCTGAGGAAAGGCAGAGGAAGGAACCCCTTCTAACCCAATGGTTAGGAAGGCTCAAAGATGCTTGCTACGACATAGATGACGTGCTCGATGAGTTTGCATTCCAAGAAATGCAGATGAAAATGCTGGTCCCTGGCGGGAGTATCAAAGGAAAGGTATGCATATTCTTTTCGCGCTGGAATCCTATCATGTTTAACTTCATTATGGGGCATAAGATCAAAGAAATTAGAGAAAGGTTAGATGACATGGGAGATGAAAAATCTCGCTTTCATCTTGTGGAACGAGTTGGAGATTGGCAGGTTGTGCACATAAAGAGGGAGACTCACTCTTTTGTGCAGCCATATGATGTTATTGGAAGAGAGGATGATAAGAAACAGGTTATCATCCATCTCTTGAACTTGAACCTGAAGGAAGCAAGTGGCGGTGCCCCCGAGCATGTTTCTGTTATATCCATTATCGGATTAGGAGGCATAGGCAAGACCACTCTTGCTAAATTGGTGTATAATGATCATCGGGTTGTCAGAAACTTCGACATGAGAATGTGGGTGTGTGTTTCGGACCACTTTGATCACAAAAGATTGGTTCATGACATTCTTACTTCAGCAACTAACCAAAACTGTGGTGATCATGAAAGCTTAGACCAAATGCAGAAAAAGTTGCAAGACGCTCTGAGGGATAAGCAGTTTCTGTTGGTGTTGGACGATGTTTGGGACAAGGCTCATGTCGGAGTAACATCCGCAAAGTGGTTTGATATGAAAGCTCTATTAAAtgttggagccgaggggagtaAAGTCATCGTAACAACTCGCAGTGAATCAGTTGCTTCGTTGATGAGCTCCGCGAGAGTGCATCAACTAAAAGGTCTTCCTCTCAAGGTTTGCAAGTCTTTGCTTATAAGACGGGCATTTGGTCAAAAAGGTGAGGAGCAACGCTATCAACACTTGATGGAGATTGCGGAAAGTATTGCAGATAAATGCGGTGGGGTTCCTCTAGCGGTAACCACACTAGGGAGCCTACTGCATTCAAAAAGGGAGAAACAGGTTTGGTCCAAAGTCAGAGACAGTGACATATGGACATTGGACCAGGGAAACGAAGACATTCTACCTGCACTGAAGTTAAGCTACGATGCATTGCCGCCCTACTTGAAGCCTTGTTTCGCCATTTGTTCACTGTTCCCGAAAGACTATGTGTTCCAAAGTACAGATTTGGTTTCGCTATGGATGGCACAAGGCTTCCTGCA is drawn from Malus domestica chromosome 14, GDT2T_hap1 and contains these coding sequences:
- the LOC103424875 gene encoding putative disease resistance protein RGA3, which codes for MAEFVSTIAESVMAGLASFAYQEVCLAWGVEEELKRLRNTFSHIKLLIVDAEERQRKEPLLTQWLGRLKDACYDIDDVLDEFAFQEMQMKMLVPGGSIKGKVCIFFSRWNPIMFNFIMGHKIKEIRERLDDMGDEKSRFHLVERVGDWQVVHIKRETHSFVQPYDVIGREDDKKQVIIHLLNLNLKEASGGAPEHVSVISIIGLGGIGKTTLAKLVYNDHRVVRNFDMRMWVCVSDHFDHKRLVHDILTSATNQNCGDHESLDQMQKKLQDALRDKQFLLVLDDVWDKAHVGVTSAKWFDMKALLNVGAEGSKVIVTTRSESVASLMSSARVHQLKGLPLKVCKSLLIRRAFGQKGEEQRYQHLMEIAESIADKCGGVPLAVTTLGSLLHSKREKQVWSKVRDSDIWTLDQGNEDILPALKLSYDALPPYLKPCFAICSLFPKDYVFQSTDLVSLWMAQGFLQSSNPTRSKGDQELEEIGLDYIRQLGSRFLFEIEEDSIDFIVFKMHNLVHDLAISVSKLECSSINFRPNPDTCKRVRHVSMSRDDLPTKKGERVPEFFLQLQKVWTILFPIPGHEGFSNKSVLKSCILKFKYLRVLDLRGSTFEELPGSVGNLSGLRYLNLSKNPSMQKLPGSICRLLNLQTLLLTNCEKLKKLPRDIGNLINLRTLVLTTNQTVMPEGIERLTSLRFLQVDSCSHLVSFGEMMQRLTNLRVLVISNCQSLESLPGDLENLTALKALAISDCVNLDLMRSGEGIRDLRSVSVSHLEALPPWLKESTDTLQSLSIKNCEGLKELPEWLQTFKLLEHLVIEYCPQLSSLPEGMHLLGALRELKVDGCSKLSERCKGKEGADWLKIVHVSKVTVDGEIVASNVD
- the LOC139191281 gene encoding uncharacterized protein; the protein is MAAANMMKLKRPNMFWTSCATHTLNLMIQGIGCLPKFKRVIDKAKSFTIFIYAHHKTLALMRKYMKKRDIVRPEITRFATSFLTLQSLNDKRKDLRIMVFSDEWEQCKHSKSTKGKMAYATMMSAHFWERVSLCLKVFEPLFKVLRLVDGGRKSSMGFLYGKLQKARNEIKETLKNNEANYRQILQIIDEKARDRLDGPLHLAAYFLNPYYFFKDQSIQHDPLVMDAMFTCVENFLPDNYEVQNQSYSNCVLYASLVSWWSTYGNRVPNLQRIAIKILSLTTSSSGCERNWSTFEGIHTKKRNRLDTTMLNNLVYVQSNAKIMTKKEKENGKKMDILLASEASMAQ